The Gammaproteobacteria bacterium genome contains the following window.
TCGGTGCCGGCGTATTTGCCAAACAGGACCTTGTCACCGGCCTTTACATCCAGCGGGTGCACGCTCCCGTTATCGAGAATCTTGCCCTTGCCCACGGCGACTACCTCACCGCGGCTGGGCTTCTCGGCGACGTTATCAGGGATCACGATACCACCGGCAGTGGTACGCTCTTCTTCCAGCCGGCGTATCAGCACGCGATCATGCAACGGACGAATATTCATTGTCTTCTATCTCCTTACAAAGCAAAAAAGGGGTTAATATCTGTGCGTGTGGCTCTCTATAATACAATAGATGGGGGTTATTAGCACTCATCTACATCGAGTGCTAATAATGATAGCGGCAAATACCGGAGAGTCAAGATGTTGTTTATAAAAAATATATAAAACAACATGTTAGCATTGTATTGTGATTTGTTTTGAGCGCGACCAGGGCGGTAACCAGGAATACCTGCATAGACGGCTAAGTCGGGAGTAGGTATCCTAGCCCTCCCTTGCCCTCATCCCCACCCCTTCTCCCAGGGGGAGAAGGGGGCGAGCCGAGGCGCTGCGCGCAACTTGTTCTTTACTTGCGCCCTTAGCTCAGTTGGATAGAGCGTTGGGTTCCGATCCCAAAGGTCAGAGGTTCGAATCCTCTAGGGCGCGCCAATTATTTATTCTCTCCGCTGGTCATGATAATTTCGCCTGTTCCAGACCATCGCCCGCCTTCGGCGCAGAAGGCGCCGCAGGTCCGCGCTTGATGTGCCGTAACAGCCACTGCACCATGTCGTCTACATAGGTGAACAGCACCGGAATGATGAGCAGGCTCAGGAAGGTGGAGGTAATCAGCCCGCCGATCACGACGATGGCCATCGGGGCACGGAAGCTCGGATCAACGCCGATACCCAGCGCAATGGGCAGCATGCCCGCACCCATGGCGATGGTGGTCATCACGATGGGTCGTGCGCGTTTGTGGCAGGCATCGAGCAGCGCTTCTCCGCGCGTCAGGCCACGGTCACGTCGCGCCGTGATGGCGTACTCCACCAGTAGAATTGAGTTCTTGGTGGCAATGCCCATCAGCATAATCAAACCGATCATGGACGGCATTGAGATGGCAGTCTGAGTGATGAACAGTGCAAGGAAAGCGCCGGGGATCGAGAGCACCAGCGCTGCCAGAATCGTCACGGGCTGCACGAAGTCCTTGAATAGCAGCACCAGTACGATGTAGATACACAGCACGCCAGTGAGCATGGCCAGACCAAAGCTCGAAAACAGATCAGCCATTGCCTCGGCATCGCCTACGCTAGTCTGAATCACGCCAGCAGGCAGATTCCGCAGGCTGGGCAGCGCAAGCGCCTGCCTCTCCACGCTGCCCAGCGGCTGCTGGTTCAGCTCAATCTCGAAGTTGATGTTGCGCAGCCGGTCGTAACGGTCAATCTCGGCCGGCCCGCTGTCAATGGCCAGTGTGGCTACGTTGCCGAGCATCACCGGACCGCGCGCGCCCGGCACGGCCAGGCGTGACAGCAGATCGAGATCGGTGCGTGCATCGGCTTTGAGCTTCACCACCACCGGCACCTGGCGTTGCGACAGATTGAGCTTGGCCAGACTCTGATCGTAATCACCAGATGTCGCAATGCGCAACGTGTCAGCGATGGCCGCAGACGTCACACCAAGGTCGGCGGCGCGCGCAAAATCAGGTCGCAC
Protein-coding sequences here:
- a CDS encoding co-chaperone GroES, which produces MNIRPLHDRVLIRRLEEERTTAGGIVIPDNVAEKPSRGEVVAVGKGKILDNGSVHPLDVKAGDKVLFGKYAGTEVPGSKELLMMREDDIMGVIQ